One Roseburia rectibacter DNA window includes the following coding sequences:
- a CDS encoding radical SAM/SPASM domain-containing protein translates to MENSRIEYQLEYAVWEMTHGCNMRCQHCGSSCAQPYLDEMTTKECLHVCDELINMGVKFVTLTGGEPTTKKDWYAIAEKLSKAGIYTNIISNGWFVEDDLVEKIKQAGIAICAISIDGVKETHDKIRKEGSFEKDLLALKKLKYHGVQTMVATTINNENIEELDEMYDIFSEIGVDFWQLQITLPMGNFLKQQTLFVEPGMIEQIIDFAYKKKEGQLEIHLTDGIGYYNKKQICMQQNTCWAGCSAGKKSVGILQNGDIVGCTSIRNEKMIEGNIRDGSLRDIWFSKDSFLWNRNFKRDDLKGLCRECKYGDMCLGGCSNSRFTLNGTIESENILCSYNYKLVQARKYINKLDEEQLLQLFTILIEKNEYQIAKMVYDRIKNINGNQVIEMCEKYLQVNTDCKENNNE, encoded by the coding sequence ATGGAAAATAGTAGAATAGAATATCAATTAGAATATGCTGTTTGGGAAATGACCCATGGTTGTAATATGAGATGTCAACATTGTGGTTCTTCATGTGCGCAACCGTATTTGGATGAAATGACGACGAAGGAATGTTTACATGTTTGTGATGAGTTGATCAATATGGGAGTAAAATTTGTTACACTTACAGGAGGAGAACCAACTACAAAAAAAGATTGGTATGCGATTGCGGAAAAATTAAGTAAAGCTGGAATTTACACAAACATAATTTCTAATGGGTGGTTTGTGGAGGATGATTTAGTAGAAAAAATAAAACAGGCTGGAATTGCAATTTGTGCAATAAGTATTGATGGTGTAAAAGAGACTCATGATAAAATAAGAAAAGAGGGATCTTTTGAAAAAGATTTATTGGCGTTAAAAAAATTAAAATATCATGGTGTACAGACAATGGTAGCCACTACTATCAACAATGAAAATATTGAAGAATTAGACGAAATGTATGATATCTTTTCGGAGATAGGGGTTGATTTCTGGCAGCTACAGATCACACTTCCAATGGGTAATTTCCTTAAACAACAAACATTATTTGTTGAACCAGGGATGATTGAACAAATAATTGATTTTGCGTATAAAAAGAAAGAAGGACAATTAGAGATACATCTGACAGATGGAATAGGCTATTACAACAAAAAACAAATTTGTATGCAACAGAATACTTGTTGGGCAGGATGTTCGGCAGGAAAAAAATCAGTTGGTATTTTACAAAATGGAGATATTGTTGGATGTACTTCTATTAGAAATGAGAAAATGATAGAGGGAAATATCAGAGATGGATCATTGCGAGATATATGGTTTTCTAAGGATTCATTTTTGTGGAATAGAAATTTTAAAAGAGATGATTTGAAAGGGCTGTGTCGTGAGTGCAAGTATGGGGATATGTGTTTGGGTGGATGCTCAAATTCGCGGTTCACATTAAATGGAACGATAGAGTCTGAGAATATTTTATGTTCATATAACTATAAGTTAGTACAAGCAAGAAAATACATTAATAAATTGGATGAGGAGCAGCTTCTTCAATTATTTACAATATTAATTGAAAAAAATGAATACCAAATAGCAAAAATGGTCTATGATAGAATAAAAAATATTAATGGAAATCAGGTTATAGAGATGTGCGAAAAATATTTGCAAGTAAATACGGACTGCAAGGAGAATAACAATGAATGA
- the aroC gene encoding chorismate synthase → MAGSSFGTIFRITTWGESHGKGLGVVVDGCPAGLPLDENDIQKFLNRRKPGQSKFTTPRKEDDAVEILSGVFEGKTTGTPISLVVYNQNQKSKDYNEIASYYRPGHADYTFDQKYGFRDYRGGGRSSGRETIGRVAAGAIAVKILNQLGITFLTYTRSIGPICIAAQNFDATQINENPLYMPDADAAENAENYLNACIAEQNSSGGVVECIIQGVPAGIGDPVFEKLNANLAKAVMSIGAVKGFEIGDGFDVAKATGKNNNDAFRIAADGKTVKTTNHAGGILGGMSDGSDIILRAAIKPTPSIAATQQTVNKNGEEIDVSIKGRHDPIIVPRAVVVVESMAAITLVDALFTNMSAKMNNLEQFYKNL, encoded by the coding sequence ATGGCTGGTTCATCATTTGGCACGATTTTTAGGATTACAACATGGGGCGAATCCCACGGGAAGGGACTCGGCGTTGTGGTAGATGGATGTCCGGCTGGTCTGCCTCTTGATGAAAATGACATCCAGAAGTTTTTAAACCGCAGGAAACCTGGACAGTCAAAATTCACTACCCCCCGGAAGGAAGATGACGCTGTCGAGATTTTATCCGGTGTGTTCGAGGGAAAAACGACCGGCACACCGATTTCCCTTGTCGTATATAATCAGAATCAGAAATCAAAAGATTACAATGAGATCGCATCCTATTACCGTCCGGGGCATGCAGATTATACATTTGACCAGAAATACGGTTTTCGTGATTACCGGGGCGGCGGACGTTCCTCCGGCCGTGAAACGATCGGACGCGTTGCAGCCGGTGCGATCGCCGTTAAAATATTAAACCAGCTTGGCATCACATTTTTGACCTACACACGTTCCATCGGACCAATCTGTATCGCAGCGCAGAATTTTGATGCCACACAGATCAATGAAAATCCGCTTTATATGCCGGATGCCGATGCCGCAGAAAATGCAGAAAATTATTTAAATGCCTGCATTGCAGAACAGAATTCCTCCGGCGGTGTTGTGGAATGTATCATTCAGGGTGTTCCTGCCGGAATCGGTGATCCTGTGTTTGAAAAGTTAAATGCAAATCTCGCAAAAGCAGTCATGTCGATCGGTGCGGTAAAGGGATTTGAAATCGGTGACGGTTTTGATGTTGCAAAGGCAACCGGAAAAAATAACAACGATGCTTTCCGCATCGCTGCTGATGGGAAAACAGTCAAAACGACCAACCATGCCGGCGGTATTTTAGGTGGAATGAGTGATGGAAGTGATATTATACTGCGCGCTGCGATCAAACCTACCCCTTCTATCGCTGCTACCCAGCAGACTGTCAATAAAAACGGTGAAGAAATTGATGTGAGCATCAAAGGACGCCATGATCCGATCATCGTACCGCGCGCCGTGGTCGTTGTGGAGTCCATGGCTGCCATAACATTAGTGGATGCTCTTTTTACAAATATGAGTGCAAAAATGAATAACCTTGAACAGTTTTATAAAAATCTGTAG
- a CDS encoding helix-turn-helix domain-containing protein — MGNYNVGDMIRLSRIAKKMTQEELSEGVCSVETLSRIENGKHKVKSDTYRQLMEKMYQITEKNYAVCVSRDMELIQEREYFEDAMAKHDFEKADFYMEQMKKLVGKDASTQRYIRRESTFLDYYMQRITAEQLVEALEELAEEVVPQYKKFLDSDVIYPFREQEITLLKRLAVAYGRIDEYPKSIKICEMLLRSLREGYMAEWEIEELSIAANLSKYYGAVGNYRYSMELCEYILPKVRKYANAPIMTFVLGEMAWNMNEMIESGMEGEEKAEYCRKKYKQAYFVSAAASGELDKKVFSDLYETMFGEKIE; from the coding sequence ATGGGAAATTATAATGTTGGTGATATGATACGGCTTTCAAGAATTGCAAAGAAAATGACACAGGAAGAATTAAGTGAGGGTGTCTGTTCTGTAGAAACACTTTCCAGAATTGAAAACGGAAAACATAAAGTGAAAAGTGATACATATCGGCAACTTATGGAGAAAATGTACCAGATCACAGAAAAAAATTATGCAGTGTGTGTCAGCAGGGATATGGAACTGATACAGGAAAGAGAATATTTTGAGGATGCTATGGCAAAGCATGATTTTGAAAAAGCAGACTTTTATATGGAGCAGATGAAAAAACTTGTTGGAAAAGACGCATCTACACAAAGATATATCCGCCGGGAAAGTACTTTTTTGGATTATTATATGCAGCGCATTACAGCAGAACAGCTTGTGGAAGCATTAGAAGAGCTTGCAGAAGAAGTTGTACCACAGTATAAAAAATTTCTTGACAGTGATGTGATATATCCTTTCCGGGAACAGGAGATTACACTTTTAAAGCGGCTGGCTGTGGCATATGGCAGAATAGATGAGTATCCTAAAAGTATAAAAATCTGTGAAATGCTGCTGCGCAGCCTGCGGGAAGGATATATGGCAGAATGGGAGATCGAAGAACTTAGTATTGCTGCAAATCTTTCAAAGTATTATGGGGCAGTTGGAAACTATCGGTATTCCATGGAATTATGTGAATATATTTTGCCAAAAGTGAGAAAATATGCAAATGCACCGATAATGACATTTGTTTTAGGGGAAATGGCATGGAATATGAATGAGATGATTGAAAGTGGAATGGAGGGAGAAGAAAAGGCAGAATATTGCCGTAAAAAGTATAAGCAGGCATATTTTGTAAGCGCCGCAGCAAGTGGTGAATTAGATAAAAAGGTGTTTTCTGATCTTTATGAAACAATGTTTGGGGAGAAGATAGAATAA
- a CDS encoding ANTAR domain-containing response regulator produces the protein MTNIIVAFPKQDTARNIKKILMQNGHHVDAICTTGAQALQNANELEGGIMVCGYRFVDMMYTELHDYLPSQFEMLLVASPGNCGERDVENLVCLSTPLKINELLQTVEMMEYKVTRRRKKARQKPKERSEEEINLINEAKALLMERNNLTEEEAHRYMQKRSMDNGTGLTETAQMILSLLT, from the coding sequence TTGACAAATATTATCGTTGCATTCCCAAAACAGGATACCGCGCGTAATATCAAAAAGATCCTGATGCAGAACGGACATCACGTGGATGCCATCTGCACAACAGGTGCCCAGGCTTTGCAGAATGCAAATGAGTTAGAAGGCGGGATCATGGTGTGCGGTTATCGTTTTGTGGACATGATGTATACGGAATTACATGATTATCTCCCCTCTCAGTTTGAAATGCTGCTCGTGGCTTCACCGGGAAACTGTGGTGAGCGTGATGTGGAAAATCTAGTCTGCTTGTCGACGCCGCTTAAAATCAATGAGTTGCTCCAGACCGTTGAAATGATGGAATACAAGGTCACACGCAGGCGGAAGAAAGCAAGGCAGAAGCCAAAGGAACGGTCGGAGGAGGAAATAAATCTGATCAATGAAGCAAAAGCACTTTTGATGGAGCGCAATAACCTGACAGAAGAAGAAGCTCACCGATATATGCAAAAGAGAAGTATGGATAACGGGACGGGACTGACAGAGACTGCCCAGATGATACTTAGTTTACTTACATAA
- the leuB gene encoding 3-isopropylmalate dehydrogenase produces the protein MECKIGVISGDGIGPEIVAEAKKVLDKIGTKYGHSFLYEAILMGGCSIDATGVPLTDEAIAAAKASDAVLMGSIGGNTATSPWYKLAPELRPEAGLLKLRKSLNLFANLRPAYLYEELKEACPLRDDIIGDGFDMMIMRELTGGLYFGARGTEEVDGVLTATDTLTYSETEIRRITKRGFDIAMKRRKKVTSVDKANVLDSSRLWRKVVEEVAKDYPEVTYEHMLVDNCAMQLVKDPKQFDVILTENMFGDILSDEASMVTGSIGMLSSASLNDTKFGLYEPSGGSAPDIAGKGIANPIATILSAAMMLRYTFDLDKEAEAIEAAVKQVLKDGYRTIDIMPQEEDKKKNVTQVGTAQMGDLICERI, from the coding sequence ATGGAATGTAAGATTGGCGTGATTTCCGGTGACGGAATCGGACCGGAGATCGTGGCAGAGGCAAAAAAAGTATTAGACAAGATCGGAACAAAGTATGGTCACAGTTTTCTATATGAAGCGATTTTGATGGGCGGCTGTTCGATTGATGCAACAGGCGTGCCGTTAACCGATGAGGCGATCGCAGCAGCAAAAGCGTCCGATGCAGTGCTTATGGGTTCCATCGGCGGTAATACAGCAACCTCTCCGTGGTATAAACTGGCACCGGAATTGAGACCGGAGGCAGGATTATTAAAATTAAGAAAGTCTCTGAATTTATTTGCAAATTTAAGACCGGCTTACTTATATGAAGAATTAAAAGAGGCATGTCCACTCCGCGACGACATCATCGGGGACGGATTTGATATGATGATCATGCGTGAACTGACTGGAGGATTATATTTCGGTGCACGAGGGACCGAGGAAGTTGACGGTGTGCTGACTGCAACAGATACACTGACTTACAGCGAGACAGAGATCCGCAGGATCACAAAGAGAGGATTTGACATTGCCATGAAACGCCGCAAAAAAGTGACGAGCGTGGACAAGGCAAATGTGCTGGATTCCTCAAGACTCTGGCGAAAAGTGGTCGAGGAAGTAGCAAAGGACTATCCGGAAGTCACCTATGAGCATATGTTAGTTGACAACTGTGCGATGCAGTTAGTCAAAGATCCGAAACAGTTTGATGTCATTTTAACAGAAAACATGTTCGGAGATATCTTATCCGACGAGGCGAGCATGGTGACAGGTTCCATCGGAATGTTGTCAAGCGCCAGCTTAAACGACACGAAGTTCGGACTCTATGAGCCGAGCGGCGGTTCTGCACCGGATATTGCAGGAAAAGGTATCGCAAACCCGATCGCAACAATCTTAAGTGCAGCAATGATGCTCCGCTATACCTTTGACCTTGATAAAGAGGCAGAGGCCATCGAGGCAGCCGTAAAACAGGTATTAAAAGACGGTTATCGCACGATTGATATCATGCCGCAGGAAGAAGATAAAAAGAAAAATGTCACACAGGTCGGTACCGCACAGATGGGTGATCTGATCTGCGAACGTATTTAA
- a CDS encoding ABC transporter ATP-binding protein — protein sequence MNEYFKKHKVHLMAWVFFAVLKTIAAVLFALYMQKMIDAVSAMDAQKMLHTSIAGVVIVVCYAAFGYVGSYFEMKFSQKVLVDVRQDICKSIVSTDLDSYRLHKSAEYTSILNNDIGMLDEKYFLCLPNIVIQILTFLIATVTLYQMEPWLAFSAILLCAVPLIVPFLFGKQISARQKSYIHVLDWYNGKLKNIWNGYEVIKSYHVEREILTDYEKCNWEVERTHFSVRNTQNMSRSISGGIGFLIDVCMMGIAGILVLKGYVTVGILIATIQLMNYIQTPIQWISKLLADYKTSQPVLKRVTDILNLPKDADHGEKLKTALPISVENLRFSYEEGEEVLHNLSVTFEPGKKYAIVGNSGSGKSTFMYVLMHYYNHFEGEIRFGSQSISDIQKKELYRSIALIHQNVVVLDGTLRDNVSLYESYSDENIKQALIRAGMGDYLNEKGLDFTIQESGSNLSGGEKQRIAIARAFLRNTPVMILDEATSSLDSLMAAKIEQTVLQSDTTILNIVHQLKADSLKQYDEILVFSKGAIIERGNYDELIQKDGIFRSLLSVMSA from the coding sequence ATGAATGAATATTTCAAAAAGCACAAAGTACACCTTATGGCGTGGGTATTTTTCGCTGTCCTAAAAACCATAGCCGCAGTTTTATTTGCACTCTATATGCAGAAAATGATCGACGCAGTGTCCGCCATGGATGCACAAAAAATGTTACATACGAGCATTGCAGGGGTGGTGATCGTTGTCTGTTATGCAGCATTCGGCTATGTCGGCTCCTATTTTGAGATGAAGTTTTCACAGAAAGTCTTAGTGGATGTGAGACAAGACATCTGTAAAAGTATTGTGAGCACGGATCTCGACAGTTACCGTCTGCACAAGAGCGCGGAGTATACATCGATCTTAAACAATGATATCGGTATGCTCGATGAAAAATATTTTCTGTGTCTGCCAAACATTGTGATCCAGATCCTCACATTTCTGATCGCGACGGTCACGTTGTACCAGATGGAACCGTGGCTGGCATTTTCGGCGATTCTGCTCTGTGCGGTGCCGTTAATCGTGCCGTTTTTGTTTGGAAAACAGATTTCAGCGCGCCAGAAATCATACATCCATGTGCTTGACTGGTACAACGGAAAACTGAAAAACATCTGGAACGGCTATGAGGTCATCAAGAGCTATCATGTGGAGCGGGAGATCCTTACCGATTATGAAAAATGTAACTGGGAAGTGGAAAGGACGCATTTTTCCGTTCGCAATACGCAGAACATGTCAAGAAGCATCTCCGGCGGGATCGGTTTCCTGATCGATGTGTGCATGATGGGAATTGCCGGGATTTTAGTTTTAAAAGGTTACGTTACGGTCGGTATCCTGATCGCAACCATACAGCTTATGAACTATATCCAGACACCGATCCAGTGGATCTCAAAACTGCTTGCAGACTATAAGACAAGCCAGCCGGTTTTAAAGCGGGTGACGGATATCTTAAACCTGCCGAAAGATGCAGACCATGGGGAAAAGTTAAAAACAGCACTGCCAATCTCAGTGGAAAATCTACGTTTTTCCTACGAGGAGGGCGAAGAGGTCTTACATAATTTAAGCGTAACTTTTGAACCTGGCAAAAAATATGCGATCGTCGGAAACAGCGGAAGTGGAAAGAGTACCTTTATGTATGTGCTGATGCATTATTATAACCATTTTGAAGGAGAGATCCGTTTTGGCAGCCAGAGCATCAGCGATATCCAGAAGAAAGAACTCTACCGCAGCATTGCACTCATTCATCAGAATGTCGTCGTGTTAGATGGCACACTGCGGGACAATGTTTCCCTTTATGAAAGCTATTCGGATGAGAACATCAAACAGGCATTAATCCGTGCCGGTATGGGAGACTACCTGAACGAAAAGGGACTTGATTTTACCATACAGGAATCCGGTTCCAATCTCTCCGGCGGAGAAAAACAGCGCATTGCCATAGCCAGGGCATTCCTCCGCAATACTCCTGTCATGATCTTAGACGAAGCGACATCCAGTCTTGACAGCCTCATGGCAGCAAAAATCGAACAGACCGTCCTGCAGTCAGACACGACCATCTTAAATATCGTACACCAGTTAAAAGCAGACAGCTTAAAACAATATGATGAAATTCTGGTATTTTCCAAAGGCGCCATCATCGAACGCGGCAATTATGATGAACTGATCCAGAAAGATGGAATCTTCCGCAGTCTGTTATCCGTAATGAGCGCTTAA
- the yajC gene encoding preprotein translocase subunit YajC, whose amino-acid sequence MSILASTSSASTAAGWGGMIIWLVVLFGFMYFFMIRPQQKEAKKKNAMLSELAVGDTVLTTSGFYGTVIDIADDTVIVEFGNNKNCRIPMQKAAISAVEKPEEAMEK is encoded by the coding sequence ATGTCAATTTTAGCATCCACTTCATCCGCATCCACAGCAGCAGGCTGGGGCGGTATGATTATCTGGTTAGTAGTTTTATTTGGTTTCATGTACTTTTTCATGATCCGTCCGCAGCAGAAAGAAGCAAAGAAGAAAAATGCAATGCTGTCCGAACTTGCAGTCGGCGATACCGTACTGACAACAAGCGGATTTTACGGTACTGTGATCGATATCGCAGATGATACCGTGATCGTTGAGTTCGGTAATAACAAGAACTGCCGTATCCCGATGCAGAAAGCTGCGATTTCCGCAGTGGAGAAACCGGAAGAAGCAATGGAGAAATAA
- a CDS encoding 3-phosphoshikimate 1-carboxyvinyltransferase, giving the protein MDKQYRVKKLDKPVDWMVEVPGSKSMTNRALLMAALSDGEVKLDGVLFSDDSRHFLESLVSLGFTVDINEQKKKVTVLGCGGDISKKQAVINVGSAGTAARFLTAMLGFSDGEYTIEASEQMKKRPMEELFSLLMGVGAKITYLEKEGHLPVQICGRRNQKADRDHVTAENEDIVLQNHDTDQSQADTKQDAYNDQLQAEQKPLRLDLDISKSTQFLSALLLISPMVQQGLDIHITSKKTDGSYIRITRKMLADAGVEVKYDGKNYCVEPKAIYQKKHYQIEPDVSAACYFYAAAAITGGRALVKHVHPDNSQGDMKFLDVLTQMGCTVTEKTDGIEVTGPAEGQLKGIDIDMNDFSDQALTLAAIAPFCNSDVHITHIGHIRGQECDRLHAMSEELTKRGIICTEEPDAITIKPGTPAPGIISTYEDHRVAMSFALLGLKVDGIVIDNPSCCRKTFENYFELLDMLSGKNR; this is encoded by the coding sequence ATGGATAAACAATACAGGGTAAAAAAACTGGATAAACCGGTCGACTGGATGGTGGAGGTGCCGGGATCGAAGAGTATGACGAACCGTGCACTTTTGATGGCGGCTTTATCGGATGGTGAAGTGAAGTTAGACGGTGTTTTATTTTCCGATGATTCGAGACACTTTCTGGAGAGTCTGGTGTCACTGGGATTTACGGTAGATATCAATGAGCAGAAAAAAAAGGTTACTGTTTTGGGCTGTGGCGGGGATATTTCAAAGAAACAGGCAGTGATCAATGTCGGAAGTGCCGGGACAGCCGCACGTTTCCTGACGGCAATGCTTGGATTTTCAGATGGGGAATATACGATCGAGGCATCGGAGCAGATGAAAAAGAGACCGATGGAGGAGTTATTTTCTCTGCTTATGGGAGTTGGAGCAAAGATCACTTATCTGGAAAAAGAAGGTCATCTGCCGGTACAGATCTGTGGCAGGAGAAATCAAAAAGCAGACAGAGATCATGTGACTGCAGAGAATGAGGATATTGTATTGCAGAATCATGATACAGACCAGTCACAGGCAGATACAAAGCAGGATGCTTATAATGATCAGTTACAGGCAGAACAAAAACCGTTACGCTTAGATCTTGATATCAGCAAGAGTACCCAGTTTTTAAGTGCGCTTCTACTGATCTCTCCGATGGTACAGCAGGGATTAGACATCCACATCACAAGTAAGAAAACAGATGGTTCCTATATCCGCATCACAAGAAAAATGTTAGCGGACGCGGGTGTGGAAGTAAAATATGACGGAAAAAATTATTGTGTAGAACCGAAAGCCATATATCAGAAAAAGCATTACCAGATCGAACCGGATGTCTCAGCCGCATGTTATTTTTATGCAGCAGCCGCGATCACAGGCGGCAGGGCACTTGTAAAACATGTGCATCCGGATAACAGCCAGGGAGATATGAAGTTTTTAGATGTGCTCACACAGATGGGCTGTACTGTCACAGAAAAAACGGATGGAATCGAAGTGACCGGACCAGCGGAAGGACAATTAAAAGGAATCGACATAGATATGAATGACTTTTCAGATCAGGCACTTACCCTTGCTGCGATCGCACCGTTTTGTAACTCCGATGTGCATATAACTCACATCGGACATATCCGCGGACAGGAATGTGACCGCCTTCATGCCATGTCAGAGGAACTGACAAAGCGCGGGATCATATGTACCGAAGAACCGGATGCCATAACGATTAAGCCGGGTACTCCGGCACCGGGAATCATATCCACTTATGAAGATCACCGTGTTGCAATGTCATTTGCCCTCTTAGGTTTAAAGGTGGATGGAATCGTGATAGATAACCCATCCTGCTGCCGCAAAACATTTGAGAATTATTTTGAGCTGCTGGATATGTTATCTGGTAAAAACAGATAA
- the tgt gene encoding tRNA guanosine(34) transglycosylase Tgt encodes MYELLKQEGRAKRGILHTVHGDIQTPVFMNVGTVAAIKGAVSTEDLEQIKCQVELSNTYHLHVRTGDKLIREVGGLHKFMSWNRPILTDSGGFQVFSLAGLRKIKEEGVYFHSHIDGAKIFMGPEESMQIQSNLGSTIAMAFDECAPALADRSYVEASVARTTRWLERCKTKMQQLNSEEGTVNCHQMLFGINQGAIYSDIRIDHAKRIAELDLDGYAVGGLAVGETHEEMYHILDETVPYLPLHKPTYLMGVGTPANILEGVERGVDFFDCVYPTRNGRHGHVYTNQGKINLFNQKYEKDMRPIEEGCGCPTCRRYSRAYVRHLLKAKEMLGMRLCVLHNLYFYNTMMEEIRDAIDEGRFHSYKEEKLYGMGQINREKEKQNG; translated from the coding sequence ATGTACGAACTACTAAAACAGGAAGGCCGTGCCAAACGCGGCATCCTTCACACCGTCCACGGTGATATACAAACCCCGGTATTCATGAATGTCGGCACTGTTGCTGCCATCAAAGGAGCTGTATCCACTGAGGACTTAGAGCAGATCAAATGTCAGGTAGAACTGTCAAACACCTACCACCTGCACGTCCGCACTGGAGACAAGCTGATCCGCGAAGTTGGCGGACTTCACAAATTCATGTCCTGGAACCGTCCGATTCTTACGGACTCCGGCGGATTTCAGGTATTTTCCCTTGCCGGGCTGCGCAAGATCAAGGAGGAGGGAGTTTATTTCCATTCCCACATTGACGGTGCAAAAATTTTCATGGGACCGGAAGAGAGCATGCAGATCCAATCGAACCTTGGTTCTACGATCGCAATGGCGTTTGATGAATGTGCTCCCGCACTTGCAGACAGAAGTTATGTGGAGGCTTCCGTGGCGCGTACAACCAGATGGTTAGAGCGCTGTAAAACAAAAATGCAGCAGCTAAACTCCGAGGAGGGAACGGTCAACTGTCATCAGATGTTATTTGGAATCAATCAGGGCGCTATCTATTCGGATATCCGTATCGATCATGCAAAACGTATCGCTGAGCTGGATTTAGACGGATATGCAGTCGGCGGACTTGCAGTCGGTGAAACACATGAGGAGATGTACCATATTTTAGACGAGACAGTCCCTTATCTGCCGCTTCACAAACCGACCTATCTGATGGGCGTCGGTACTCCGGCAAATATCTTAGAAGGCGTAGAGCGCGGCGTTGATTTCTTTGACTGCGTATATCCGACCAGAAACGGACGTCACGGTCATGTATACACCAATCAGGGAAAGATCAATCTTTTTAATCAGAAATATGAAAAAGACATGCGCCCGATCGAGGAAGGCTGCGGCTGTCCGACCTGCCGCCGTTACAGCAGGGCATATGTGCGCCACCTGTTAAAAGCAAAAGAAATGCTTGGTATGAGACTCTGCGTGCTCCACAATCTGTATTTTTACAATACAATGATGGAAGAGATCCGCGATGCCATCGATGAAGGCAGATTCCATTCTTATAAGGAAGAAAAGCTGTACGGTATGGGACAGATCAACCGCGAGAAAGAAAAACAGAATGGCTAA